The genomic segment CGACAAAAAAACTCGGGCAAAATTTCGTCATCGATCCAGGAACTGTCCGCCGAATTGTCCGAGAATCTGGCATAGATAGTAATGACCTCGTTTTGGAAGTTGGGCCAGGTCTCGGCTCTCTGACTTTAGGAATTTTAGAAGTTGGCGCGATGCTTACGGCAGTGGAAATTGATCCAGCCTTGGCCAGCCGTCTTCCACAGACAGTACATGACTACAACTCGGGAGCAAGCGCACATCTGCAAATTGTTAATCAGGATGCTCTCACGCTTCAGCCCTCGGATTTACCGGTAGAGTATGGTACTAAGGATTTCACCCTTGTTGCGAATCTTCCATACAATGTTGCCACACCAATATTGTTGACCTTGTTACAACGATTTGGCCATCTCAGGAACTTCCTAGTTATGGTCCAAAAGGAAGTCGCAGATCGATTGGTAGCTTCCCCTGGCAATAAAATATATGGAACTCCTAGTGCCAAAATCGCTTGGTATGGGAATGCTAAACGAGCCGGAACCATCGGAAGAAACGTGTTTTGGCCCGCACCTAATGTTGATTCCGCTTTGGTGGCATTCACGCGTGACAGCAATTCGAATTTTCTTGAAACTGAAAGAAACTCAGTTTTTACTCTAGTAGATGCCGCATTTCAGCAACGTCGTAAAACTTTGCATGCGGCTCTGAAGCAGTATCTCGACGATCAGGCTTACATACTTGCCGATATCGATCCCACCAGAAGAGGTGAAACGCTAAGTATCGCCGAATTTGTGCGATTGAACGACGCCATGCAACAGAGCCGCGCGTGAACGCCAACATCCGCAACGTACCACCACAACCTCGAGCTGATGACCTTGTGGTGGTACGTTGTCCAGCAAAAACAAATCTGAGTCTCAGGGT from the Bifidobacterium sp. genome contains:
- the rsmA gene encoding 16S rRNA (adenine(1518)-N(6)/adenine(1519)-N(6))-dimethyltransferase RsmA translates to MSQHSSVQTAQPQASLLGAADIRRIASEAGISPTKKLGQNFVIDPGTVRRIVRESGIDSNDLVLEVGPGLGSLTLGILEVGAMLTAVEIDPALASRLPQTVHDYNSGASAHLQIVNQDALTLQPSDLPVEYGTKDFTLVANLPYNVATPILLTLLQRFGHLRNFLVMVQKEVADRLVASPGNKIYGTPSAKIAWYGNAKRAGTIGRNVFWPAPNVDSALVAFTRDSNSNFLETERNSVFTLVDAAFQQRRKTLHAALKQYLDDQAYILADIDPTRRGETLSIAEFVRLNDAMQQSRA